The nucleotide sequence GTTATTTATCAGCGGGGTGCCATTATTGATGGTGCTGCAGAAACCCTGAAATGGTTGCGTCAGCAACAGATTCCCTACTTATTTGTGTCGAACTCCACGACCTTATCCCGTGATCAGATCAGTGCTCGTCTTAATTCTTCCGCCATTCCCTGTTCATCTGAGCAAATATTAACACCAGCGGTTGCTGCCAGAGACTGGATTGCAGCACACCCGGGTAAAAAAATGGCAGTGTTTGTTCCGGATGCGATTCGTCATGAATTTGATGACGTAGTGAGTTTTAACGACGATGAAGCTCAGGGCGTTATTGTGGGCGATCTGGGTGCCAACTGGAATTATTTTACCCTGAATCATGCATTCAGAATTCTGATGAAATCACCAGATATGTTACTGATGGGATTAGGCATGTCGCGTTATCAAAATGACGGCCAAGGTTTACAGATGGATTCCGGACCAT is from Bacterioplanoides sp. SCSIO 12839 and encodes:
- a CDS encoding TIGR01458 family HAD-type hydrolase; protein product: MQAILFDIDGVIYQRGAIIDGAAETLKWLRQQQIPYLFVSNSTTLSRDQISARLNSSAIPCSSEQILTPAVAARDWIAAHPGKKMAVFVPDAIRHEFDDVVSFNDDEAQGVIVGDLGANWNYFTLNHAFRILMKSPDMLLMGLGMSRYQNDGQGLQMDSGPFIKALEFAANKSALVMGKPASSFFQQALNHLGVKAEQTLMVGDDLMSDVMAAKNCGIHGCLVRTGKYQYQDELGVIKPEFVIDSIKDLPGLWMEGQLAQVS